The Nitrososphaerota archaeon genome has a window encoding:
- a CDS encoding molybdenum cofactor biosynthesis protein MoaE produces the protein MGRIAIIGEEINYIEEINILRKKSKDIGAIACFIGIIREHTGEKNVKKVFYNHYLELALKKLNEIKNEAIKKFNLIDLSIIHRIGELKPGEVALFIACASFHRKEAFEACEWILEKVKFEAGIWKKEYYENGKEEWIKG, from the coding sequence ATGGGAAGAATAGCTATAATAGGAGAAGAAATTAATTATATTGAAGAAATAAATATTCTTAGAAAAAAGAGTAAAGATATAGGAGCAATTGCATGTTTTATAGGAATTATTAGAGAACATACAGGAGAAAAAAATGTAAAAAAAGTTTTTTACAATCATTATCTTGAATTAGCTTTAAAAAAATTAAATGAAATAAAAAATGAAGCTATAAAAAAATTCAATTTAATAGATTTATCAATAATTCATAGAATTGGAGAATTAAAACCTGGAGAAGTAGCATTATTCATTGCATGTGCATCGTTTCATAGAAAAGAAGCTTTTGAAGCTTGTGAATGGATTTTAGAAAAAGTTAAATTTGAGGCCGGTATATGGAAAAAAGAATATTATGAAAATGGTAAAGAAGAATGGATAAAAGGATGA
- the hsp20 gene encoding archaeal heat shock protein Hsp20 — translation MSFWEDFPRRRRFTSFLRWFLEDLERMEEEMERLSEEFEEYFEKLPKDLIKEKKIPGGVIREYGPFVYGYSMTIGPDGKPIIREFGNIRPSTKKPYVDIKGEREPLIDVFSTNGEIRVIAEIPGVEKDQIKLNATEKKLTIRAETESRKYYKEVDLPEEVDIDSAKSTYKNGVLEVIFKKKKEKLEGKSIKVE, via the coding sequence ATGTCATTTTGGGAAGATTTTCCACGTAGAAGAAGATTTACATCATTTTTAAGATGGTTTCTTGAAGATTTAGAAAGAATGGAAGAAGAAATGGAAAGGCTTTCAGAAGAATTTGAAGAATATTTTGAAAAATTACCAAAAGATTTAATTAAAGAAAAGAAGATCCCTGGAGGAGTAATTAGAGAATATGGTCCATTTGTTTATGGATATTCTATGACTATTGGTCCTGATGGAAAGCCAATCATAAGAGAATTTGGTAATATAAGACCTTCAACTAAAAAGCCCTACGTAGATATAAAAGGTGAAAGAGAACCATTGATAGATGTTTTTTCAACAAATGGTGAAATAAGAGTTATAGCTGAAATTCCAGGAGTTGAAAAAGATCAAATAAAACTTAATGCTACTGAGAAAAAACTTACAATAAGGGCTGAAACAGAATCCCGTAAATATTATAAAGAAGTTGATTTACCTGAAGAAGTTGATATTGATAGTGCAAAAAGTACTTATAAAAATGGTGTTTTAGAAGTTATTTTCAAGAAAAAGAAGGAAAAGCTTGAAGGAAAATCTATAAAAGTTGAATAA
- a CDS encoding M20/M25/M40 family metallo-hydrolase — MNRGKVYKYIDEHISEHILKLQEIIRQPSISAENIGIRECADLIKKYFEEIGCTEAKIVETSGNPVVYGEYIANSDKTLIVYMMYDTQPADEPGWIVDPFAGEIIDLEPFGKCLVARGAVNTKGELRAFLNACESIKACKEEIPINLIFVAEGEEELGSRHLPEFIKKYEKKLKEANGVFFPSVDQDQNGKVVMSLGVKGIIYFELELNGKDWGYGPTEFDIHGSNKAWVDSPVWRMIQALSTMTTKDGNTVLIDDFYENVVPPSQEDLELLKKIEETFDEEAIKKEMKVEKFINDLHGIEALKKYLYSPTLNINGIWSGYIGPGTKTVLPHKIIAKIDVRLVPNMKVEEVLPKIRKHLDKHGFKEIKIRELETGYGWAKTSFKEKIVQATINSYREFGFEPEIWPLMAGSAPFCMFNREPLNLPFISGGLGHGGRAHAPNEYLVIQEGKNVKGLATLEKSYVSMLYNFSKML; from the coding sequence ATGAATAGAGGGAAAGTTTATAAATATATTGATGAACATATTAGTGAACATATTTTAAAACTTCAAGAAATTATTAGACAACCATCAATCTCTGCTGAAAATATTGGAATAAGAGAATGTGCTGATCTTATTAAAAAGTATTTTGAAGAAATAGGATGTACAGAAGCAAAAATTGTTGAAACATCAGGAAATCCTGTTGTTTATGGAGAATATATTGCAAATTCGGATAAAACATTAATTGTATACATGATGTATGATACACAACCAGCTGATGAACCTGGATGGATAGTTGATCCTTTTGCTGGAGAAATTATAGATCTGGAACCATTTGGGAAATGTCTTGTTGCAAGAGGAGCAGTTAATACAAAAGGAGAATTAAGAGCATTCTTAAATGCATGTGAATCTATCAAAGCTTGTAAGGAAGAAATACCTATAAACTTAATATTTGTAGCTGAGGGGGAAGAAGAATTAGGAAGTAGACATTTACCAGAATTTATTAAAAAATATGAGAAAAAATTAAAAGAAGCAAATGGAGTGTTTTTTCCATCAGTTGATCAAGATCAAAATGGAAAAGTTGTAATGAGTCTTGGAGTAAAAGGAATAATATATTTTGAACTTGAATTAAATGGAAAAGATTGGGGTTATGGTCCTACAGAATTTGATATACATGGAAGTAATAAAGCATGGGTTGATAGTCCAGTATGGAGAATGATTCAAGCATTATCTACAATGACTACTAAAGATGGAAATACTGTTTTAATAGACGATTTTTATGAAAATGTTGTACCACCAAGTCAAGAAGACTTAGAACTTCTTAAAAAAATAGAGGAAACATTCGATGAAGAAGCAATAAAGAAAGAAATGAAAGTTGAAAAATTCATAAATGATTTACATGGAATTGAAGCTTTAAAGAAATATTTGTATTCACCAACATTAAATATAAATGGTATATGGAGTGGTTATATAGGTCCAGGAACAAAAACAGTTTTACCGCATAAAATTATTGCTAAAATTGATGTTAGGTTAGTCCCAAATATGAAAGTAGAAGAAGTTTTACCAAAAATCCGTAAGCATTTAGATAAGCATGGTTTTAAAGAAATAAAAATTAGAGAATTAGAAACTGGATATGGATGGGCTAAAACAAGTTTTAAAGAAAAAATAGTTCAAGCAACTATTAATTCTTATAGAGAATTTGGTTTTGAACCAGAAATTTGGCCACTTATGGCTGGAAGCGCACCTTTTTGCATGTTTAATCGTGAGCCATTAAATTTACCATTCATTTCTGGAGGTTTAGGACATGGAGGAAGAGCTCATGCACCTAATGAATATTTAGTAATTCAAGAAGGGAAAAATGTAAAAGGTTTAGCAACATTGGAAAAATCTTATGTTTCTATGCTTTACAATTTTTCAAAAATGCTTTAA
- the moaC gene encoding cyclic pyranopterin monophosphate synthase MoaC, with the protein MMVDITNKDIVYREATAYGKIKLKKETIAAIKKGEIKKGDVFTITRIATILAVKNTSTSIPLCHNIPINHVNLDFKIGEDYIEVFVNVKANAKTGVEMEALHGVAIALLNIWDMVKYLEKDEKGAYPYIKIEEIKVIEKIKK; encoded by the coding sequence ATGATGGTTGATATAACAAATAAAGATATTGTTTATAGAGAAGCAACAGCATATGGTAAAATAAAACTTAAAAAAGAAACTATAGCTGCTATTAAAAAAGGAGAAATTAAGAAAGGGGATGTTTTTACAATAACTAGAATAGCAACAATTTTAGCAGTAAAAAATACATCCACATCTATACCTCTTTGTCATAATATTCCAATTAATCATGTTAACTTAGATTTTAAAATCGGAGAAGATTATATAGAAGTTTTTGTAAATGTTAAAGCAAATGCAAAAACAGGTGTTGAAATGGAAGCATTACATGGAGTAGCAATAGCTTTATTAAATATTTGGGATATGGTAAAATATCTTGAAAAAGATGAAAAAGGGGCATATCCTTATATTAAAATAGAGGAAATTAAAGTTATAGAAAAAATTAAAAAGTGA
- a CDS encoding MBL fold metallo-hydrolase → MVKITFYGGVEGEVGGNIILLEDEKYDAKIFLDFGINYNLRSKFFEDPFFIPKSLEDLLKIKAIPNLPIYKEYFSEDININGVFISHAHTDHYRYISILNRSIPIYLGETSSIIINCFSKMKKPKFEDDFTNIDFRTFRTGEKIKINGLEIEPIHCDHSIVGAYGFIVHTSNGTLAYTGDFRMHGSRADLTYDFINRLEEEKVRNIICEGTNLVDFHPISEKEVADKIDFIIKKAKKLVLIDTSFVDIDRIRSIYEVTKKNNRKLILSEKQAFYLYNLMKDEKLNIPNIINDENILVYIKEKKKYDKWEKTLQLTLREKIIGNKEIQGKPEEYVFVGSFYSLRELTEMEPPSGSIYILSTSEPFTEEREMSYDKLINWLDYYGIPMYHTHASGHAGPLQLQEMMERIKPKKVFSVHTEYPNLFSKFISKFAEKIILPRKEIKYDL, encoded by the coding sequence ATGGTAAAAATTACTTTTTATGGTGGAGTAGAAGGAGAAGTTGGAGGAAACATAATTTTATTAGAGGATGAAAAATATGATGCTAAAATATTTCTTGATTTTGGAATAAATTATAATTTAAGATCAAAATTCTTTGAAGACCCTTTCTTTATTCCTAAAAGCTTAGAAGATTTATTAAAAATAAAAGCAATTCCAAATTTACCAATTTATAAAGAATATTTCTCAGAAGATATAAATATAAATGGGGTTTTTATTTCTCATGCTCATACTGATCATTATAGATATATTTCTATTTTAAATAGGTCTATTCCAATTTACTTAGGAGAGACTTCTTCAATAATTATTAATTGTTTTTCTAAAATGAAAAAGCCAAAATTTGAAGATGATTTTACTAATATTGATTTTAGAACTTTTAGAACAGGAGAAAAAATAAAAATAAATGGATTAGAAATTGAGCCAATACATTGTGATCATTCAATAGTTGGTGCTTATGGATTCATAGTCCATACTTCTAATGGAACTTTAGCTTATACAGGAGATTTTAGAATGCATGGTTCTAGAGCTGATTTAACATATGATTTTATTAATAGATTAGAAGAAGAAAAAGTTAGAAATATAATTTGTGAGGGAACAAACTTAGTGGATTTTCATCCAATAAGTGAAAAAGAAGTTGCTGATAAAATAGACTTTATTATAAAAAAAGCAAAAAAGTTAGTTTTAATAGATACTTCATTTGTTGATATTGATAGAATAAGATCAATTTATGAAGTAACAAAGAAAAATAATAGAAAATTAATATTAAGTGAAAAACAAGCTTTTTATTTATACAATTTAATGAAAGATGAAAAATTAAATATCCCAAATATAATTAATGATGAAAATATTCTTGTTTATATTAAAGAGAAAAAAAAGTATGATAAATGGGAAAAAACTTTACAATTAACTTTAAGAGAAAAAATAATTGGAAATAAAGAAATACAAGGGAAGCCGGAAGAGTATGTTTTTGTTGGAAGTTTCTATAGTTTAAGAGAATTAACAGAAATGGAGCCACCTTCAGGAAGCATTTATATTTTAAGCACATCAGAACCTTTTACAGAAGAAAGGGAAATGAGTTATGATAAATTAATTAATTGGTTGGATTATTATGGGATACCAATGTATCATACTCATGCATCTGGTCATGCAGGACCATTACAACTTCAAGAAATGATGGAAAGAATTAAACCTAAAAAAGTATTTTCAGTTCATACAGAATATCCAAATCTATTTTCAAAATTCATATCTAAATTTGCAGAAAAAATTATATTACCAAGAAAAGAAATAAAATATGATTTATAA
- the moaA gene encoding GTP 3',8-cyclase MoaA has protein sequence MLIDNFGRPIRSLRISVTQKCNYNCIYCHMEGINYNVFNEITPKEIEKVSKILVKFDIKKVKITGGEPLLRKDIVEIIEAFKKSGMEEISMSTNASLLKELAKPLRKAGLNRVNISLPSLKKEVYEYITGGGKIENALEGIDAAIEAKLTPIKINTVLLKGINENEFYDFINFSKDKKLILQLIELVETTPDFYKKYHVNLDKYENEIKEKALKIEVRDLHNRKKYKLNNNVEIEFVKPMHNSSFCLKCDRIRITPDGKFKTCLFVNNGLIDFLTPMRNGENDEKIIELLKKAISLRKPYFINI, from the coding sequence TTGTTAATAGATAATTTTGGAAGACCAATTAGAAGCTTAAGAATTTCAGTAACTCAAAAATGCAATTATAATTGTATTTATTGTCACATGGAAGGAATAAATTATAATGTATTTAATGAAATAACTCCTAAAGAAATAGAAAAAGTTTCTAAAATACTTGTTAAATTTGATATTAAGAAAGTTAAAATAACCGGAGGAGAGCCCCTTCTTAGAAAAGATATAGTTGAAATAATCGAAGCTTTTAAAAAATCTGGAATGGAAGAAATTTCTATGAGTACAAATGCTTCTTTATTAAAAGAATTAGCAAAACCTTTAAGAAAAGCAGGTTTAAATAGAGTTAATATAAGTTTACCAAGTTTAAAGAAAGAAGTTTATGAATATATAACTGGTGGAGGAAAAATTGAAAATGCTTTAGAAGGAATAGATGCAGCAATTGAAGCAAAATTAACTCCAATAAAAATAAATACTGTTTTATTAAAAGGAATAAATGAAAATGAATTTTATGATTTTATAAATTTTTCTAAAGATAAAAAATTAATTTTGCAATTAATAGAATTAGTTGAAACAACACCTGATTTTTATAAAAAATATCATGTAAATTTAGATAAGTATGAAAATGAAATAAAAGAAAAAGCATTAAAAATTGAAGTACGTGATTTACATAATAGAAAAAAGTATAAATTAAATAATAATGTTGAAATAGAATTTGTTAAACCAATGCATAATAGTTCATTTTGTTTAAAATGTGATCGTATAAGAATTACCCCTGATGGAAAATTTAAAACATGCTTGTTTGTAAATAATGGATTAATAGATTTTTTGACTCCTATGAGAAATGGAGAAAACGATGAGAAAATTATTGAATTATTAAAAAAAGCAATATCACTAAGAAAACCATATTTCATAAATATTTGA
- a CDS encoding D-aminoacyl-tRNA deacylase: MRAIFVLSKEDPAGLTIRKVLLEKYPFKYEGEKFQGEEVFNLNNIKLITLKESILFKDYIEKFFETDLIIFLSRHSSEKKEPSILVHATGNWNEEAKLGGKPKELSVTSTACIREALHTIKKEIEKSNLVDWKIGLEVTHHGPLTEKPSIFIEVGSTIEQWKNIEAAEIVAKAAFSVIEAKNEFPSAVGFGGPHYAPIFTKLVLENLYEIGHIAPKYVFPLNKEIIKKAFEKTIEKPEIALLDWKGLSSINRKKLIDILKEINIKIEKA; the protein is encoded by the coding sequence ATGAGAGCTATTTTTGTTTTATCAAAAGAAGATCCAGCAGGATTAACTATTAGGAAAGTTTTATTAGAGAAATATCCTTTTAAATATGAAGGTGAAAAATTTCAAGGAGAAGAAGTTTTCAATTTAAATAATATTAAATTAATAACTTTAAAAGAATCGATTCTTTTTAAAGATTATATAGAGAAATTTTTTGAAACAGATCTTATAATATTCCTTTCTCGCCATTCTTCAGAGAAAAAAGAACCATCAATTTTAGTTCATGCTACTGGAAATTGGAATGAAGAAGCTAAATTAGGTGGAAAACCTAAAGAATTATCAGTAACTTCAACAGCATGTATTAGAGAAGCATTACATACAATTAAGAAAGAAATTGAGAAAAGTAATTTAGTAGATTGGAAAATTGGTTTGGAAGTAACTCATCATGGACCGTTAACCGAGAAACCATCAATATTTATTGAAGTAGGAAGTACCATTGAACAATGGAAGAATATTGAAGCTGCTGAAATAGTAGCAAAAGCTGCTTTTTCTGTTATAGAAGCTAAAAATGAATTTCCTTCAGCGGTTGGATTTGGAGGACCACATTATGCACCAATATTTACCAAATTAGTTTTAGAGAATTTATACGAAATAGGACATATAGCTCCTAAGTATGTTTTTCCATTAAATAAAGAAATTATAAAGAAAGCATTTGAGAAAACTATAGAAAAACCTGAAATAGCATTATTAGATTGGAAAGGATTATCTAGTATAAATAGGAAAAAACTAATTGATATATTAAAAGAAATTAATATCAAAATAGAAAAAGCTTAA
- a CDS encoding RsmD family RNA methyltransferase — protein sequence MKIITYKYLEKPLITCYTAKELLDFFKEKKKEALISLDLGLSKTLVYLNEKGVIIKNNFIEWNLINKILKRERDIYIVENNSLFPVNIYDKHFYKLVLVKKDTAPTLEIDGIHMHRIKDVTPLEDVRQKIDALNISKCSLVLDTCMGLGYTAIECLKRGACKIVCVEIDPNVINLAMINPWSKMLENDKIEIILGDVYKIIQEFNEQFDYIIHDPPRFSLAGNLYSLEFYEFAFDALKPNGKMFHYVGYPGMKYRGKKIIKGVKERLRKAGFECFEIPKIASILAKKPK from the coding sequence ATGAAAATAATAACATATAAATATCTTGAAAAACCTTTAATAACATGCTATACTGCTAAAGAATTATTAGATTTTTTCAAAGAAAAAAAGAAAGAAGCTTTAATTTCTCTCGATTTAGGTTTATCAAAAACTCTTGTATATCTTAATGAAAAAGGTGTTATAATAAAAAATAATTTTATTGAATGGAATTTAATAAACAAAATTTTAAAAAGAGAAAGAGATATATACATTGTTGAAAATAATAGCTTATTTCCAGTAAACATTTATGATAAGCATTTTTATAAGCTTGTGCTTGTAAAAAAGGATACTGCACCTACTCTTGAAATAGATGGTATTCATATGCATAGAATAAAAGATGTAACTCCATTAGAGGATGTACGTCAAAAAATAGATGCTTTAAATATTTCAAAATGTAGTCTTGTGCTTGATACTTGCATGGGATTAGGATATACTGCTATTGAATGTCTTAAAAGAGGAGCATGTAAAATTGTATGCGTAGAAATAGACCCTAATGTAATTAATCTAGCTATGATAAATCCTTGGTCAAAAATGCTTGAAAATGATAAAATAGAAATTATTCTTGGCGATGTATATAAAATCATTCAAGAATTTAATGAACAATTTGATTACATTATTCACGATCCTCCTAGATTTTCTTTAGCTGGAAATCTTTATAGTTTAGAATTTTATGAATTTGCTTTTGATGCATTAAAACCAAATGGGAAAATGTTCCATTATGTAGGATATCCAGGTATGAAATATAGAGGGAAAAAAATTATTAAAGGTGTAAAAGAAAGATTAAGAAAAGCTGGTTTTGAATGTTTTGAAATACCTAAAATTGCAAGCATTCTTGCTAAGAAACCTAAATAA